In one window of Bacillaceae bacterium S4-13-56 DNA:
- a CDS encoding MIP/aquaporin family protein, producing the protein MSPFLAEVVGTMILIIFGGGVVGGAVLKGTKAEGTGWVLITLAWGLAVALAVFAVGSYSGAHINPAVTLGLAAAGDFPWADVPVYITAQMIGAIIGAIVVYLQYLPHWSKTTDPGLKLAVFSTDPAIRSTPANFVSELIGTFVLLLGLSFIGANSFSDGLNPLVVGLLIVAIGMSLGSTTGYAINPARDLGPRIAHALLPIPGKGSSDWGYAWIPVFGPILGGIYGAVFYKAVFVGEVTGLFWGLSVVVAIILVYAAADELKKVKVDVKTDSTKKAV; encoded by the coding sequence GGTGGTGCAGTTTTAAAAGGTACGAAAGCTGAAGGTACTGGATGGGTACTCATCACGTTAGCTTGGGGTCTTGCAGTTGCCTTGGCGGTTTTTGCAGTGGGATCATACTCTGGAGCACATATTAACCCTGCAGTAACCTTAGGATTAGCTGCAGCTGGAGATTTCCCATGGGCTGACGTTCCAGTATATATCACAGCTCAAATGATTGGAGCAATCATCGGAGCAATAGTTGTTTACCTTCAATATTTACCTCACTGGAGTAAAACGACAGACCCAGGCCTAAAGTTAGCGGTATTCTCTACTGATCCAGCAATTCGCAGCACACCAGCAAACTTTGTTAGTGAACTTATCGGTACTTTTGTTCTATTACTAGGGCTATCTTTCATCGGTGCAAATAGTTTCTCTGATGGGTTAAATCCATTAGTGGTCGGTTTATTAATTGTAGCAATTGGTATGTCCCTAGGTTCAACAACTGGATACGCGATCAACCCAGCACGTGACTTAGGCCCACGTATTGCTCACGCTTTGCTTCCAATCCCAGGAAAAGGAAGCTCTGATTGGGGATATGCTTGGATTCCAGTATTTGGTCCAATCCTTGGTGGTATTTATGGAGCAGTTTTCTATAAAGCTGTTTTTGTAGGTGAAGTTACAGGTTTATTTTGGGGATTAAGTGTTGTTGTCGCAATTATATTGGTATATGCTGCAGCAGATGAGTTGAAGAAAGTTAAGGTAGATGTTAAAACTGATTCAACGAAGAAAGCAGTTTAA